A window of Deltaproteobacteria bacterium contains these coding sequences:
- a CDS encoding polysaccharide biosynthesis tyrosine autokinase has protein sequence MKDLKEKNYYEVLNVPRSATAEEIAEAYSRAKSAFCEDSPALYSLYSEEERKDTMDLIDEAYETLKDPEKKGRYDALLDTAASAAADEGPLTALGGFDDDADLVRESLGVDAYREVTLKARLAVADDADPVAAEQYRVLYTKLEQVGLKKSCKVFAVTSALKGEGKTTTAFNLSYIMGREFRKKTLLVECDFKHPAFAPYLDAVPAFGLPDVLSGEAELGETILRVAHTDLYVLPALRSVKNSISLLGSREMALAVNSFRREFDYIIVDAPPVLSLADMNVLSKVVDAMILVVRAGKTPRDMVNKAIASLQESDIAGIVLNGAETTLKKYGYYY, from the coding sequence ATGAAAGACCTGAAAGAGAAGAACTACTACGAGGTGCTCAACGTCCCGCGCAGCGCCACGGCCGAGGAGATAGCCGAGGCCTACTCGAGGGCGAAGAGCGCGTTCTGTGAGGACTCTCCGGCGCTCTACTCGCTCTACAGCGAAGAAGAGAGAAAGGACACCATGGACCTGATCGACGAGGCCTACGAAACACTGAAAGACCCGGAGAAGAAGGGCCGCTACGACGCCCTGCTCGATACGGCCGCTTCCGCGGCGGCCGACGAGGGGCCGCTGACGGCGCTGGGCGGCTTCGACGACGACGCCGACCTCGTGCGCGAGAGCCTTGGTGTCGACGCCTACAGGGAGGTGACGCTCAAGGCGCGGCTCGCCGTGGCGGACGACGCCGACCCGGTGGCGGCCGAGCAGTACCGCGTCCTCTACACCAAGCTCGAACAGGTGGGCCTGAAGAAGTCCTGCAAGGTCTTCGCCGTAACCAGCGCGCTCAAGGGCGAGGGAAAGACCACCACGGCCTTCAACCTCTCCTACATCATGGGCCGGGAGTTCAGGAAGAAGACGCTGCTCGTGGAATGTGACTTCAAGCATCCGGCCTTCGCTCCTTACCTCGACGCCGTCCCGGCCTTCGGCCTCCCCGACGTGCTCTCCGGCGAGGCGGAGCTGGGGGAGACGATACTCCGCGTGGCGCACACGGACCTCTACGTCCTGCCTGCGCTGCGCAGCGTCAAGAACTCCATAAGCCTTCTCGGCTCCAGGGAGATGGCCCTGGCCGTGAACAGCTTCAGGCGCGAGTTCGACTACATCATCGTCGACGCTCCGCCCGTACTCTCGCTGGCCGACATGAACGTTCTGTCCAAGGTCGTTGACGCCATGATCCTCGTCGTCAGGGCCGGCAAGACGCCGCGTGACATGGTGAATAAGGCCATAGCTTCGCTCCAGGAGAGCGATATAGCCGGTATCGTACTCAACGGCGCCGAAACGACCTTGAAGAAGTACGGATACTACTATTGA
- a CDS encoding MinD/ParA family protein, which produces MKWFGRFRSGGRNDGLPDGVPERERRVARDAKRRRIWAVGGGKGGVGKSFIASSLGLLLARDGARVLLVDADLGASNLHTFLGMNAARQTLSNFLKGRVSDIRELVTATGYENLDIVCGARDSLDVADMGGPRLGRLERALHGLDYDNIILDIGPGTSSNMLDMFLFAGLGILVTTPEPTSIENTYRYLKCLFARQIRRITESEEDLRLKSLLRSVFNSRSARTIADIFVELRRMDPGGEEMVRGMMAETRISLLVNQARRDKDGDIGRLMQTACYNYFGMDVGYAGHVSYEGIVSDAVRARKPFVIGYPGSETAAALQACLVRIGHWSAEEVGF; this is translated from the coding sequence ATGAAGTGGTTCGGCAGGTTCAGGTCCGGCGGACGAAACGACGGCCTCCCCGACGGCGTGCCGGAGCGGGAGCGGCGGGTAGCGAGGGATGCGAAGAGAAGGCGGATATGGGCCGTCGGCGGAGGCAAGGGTGGAGTGGGAAAGAGCTTTATCGCCTCGAGCCTCGGCCTGCTCCTTGCCAGAGACGGCGCGAGGGTCCTGCTCGTCGACGCCGACCTCGGCGCATCGAACCTCCATACCTTCCTCGGCATGAACGCCGCGCGCCAGACCCTTTCGAACTTCCTCAAGGGCAGGGTGTCGGATATAAGAGAGCTCGTAACCGCCACGGGTTACGAAAACCTCGATATAGTATGCGGCGCCAGGGACTCGCTCGACGTGGCCGATATGGGAGGGCCGAGACTGGGGCGGCTTGAAAGGGCGCTGCACGGTCTCGACTACGACAACATCATCCTCGACATAGGGCCGGGCACGTCGTCGAACATGCTCGACATGTTTCTCTTCGCGGGCCTCGGCATACTGGTGACCACGCCGGAGCCGACGTCCATTGAGAATACCTACCGGTACCTGAAATGTCTCTTCGCAAGGCAGATCAGGCGGATAACCGAGTCCGAGGAGGACCTCAGGCTCAAGTCGCTTCTGAGATCGGTCTTCAATTCGAGGTCCGCGAGGACCATAGCCGACATCTTCGTCGAGCTTCGCCGGATGGACCCCGGCGGTGAAGAGATGGTGCGCGGCATGATGGCCGAGACGAGGATATCGCTGCTCGTCAACCAGGCGCGCAGGGACAAGGACGGCGACATAGGGCGGCTCATGCAGACGGCCTGTTACAACTACTTCGGCATGGACGTGGGCTACGCCGGCCACGTCAGCTACGAGGGGATCGTGAGCGACGCCGTCAGGGCGAGGAAGCCCTTTGTCATCGGCTACCCCGGTTCCGAGACGGCGGCGGCGCTCCAGGCGTGCCTGGTCAGGATCGGCCACTGGAGCGCGGAGGAGGTCGGCTTCTGA
- a CDS encoding TIGR03013 family PEP-CTERM/XrtA system glycosyltransferase, translated as MFYFLNRYLSKRTLMVWASESILLYLIALSLTATMDGYGYLAVDFHPLAALAVASVYGVVYYYFDLYAREHHSRPSVLFRRLAAATLTAAAGEALLRLAAGYQIYTVPLDAVLIATAVCLWRAFLARHLEFDVGKGRVMIIGTGDLARKIGSEIYGDKDHDLELVGFIDDDPEKIGHSIVNPGVIGGYGDIARLAETEGVDRIIVALADRRSKLPMSALLDCKLKGVSIEEGETFQERMMGKIPLDQLKPSWLVFSDGFKSLRSRKIIKRVLDMVFSFVLLVAALPVMALTAVAIKLESRGPVIFRQTRVGENGRHFEIYKFRSMRQDAESKTGPVWAREKDDRVTRVGAFIRKTRIDELPQLINVLRGDMSFVGPRPERPYFVDQLKEVIPYYEIRTAVKPGVTGWAQIKYPYGATFKDALEKLQYDLYYIKNMSPLFDVIIFFRTIKVVLSRKGAR; from the coding sequence ATGTTCTACTTTCTCAACAGGTATCTCTCCAAGAGGACGCTCATGGTGTGGGCGTCGGAGAGCATCCTCCTCTACCTCATCGCCCTCTCTCTCACCGCCACCATGGACGGTTACGGCTACCTGGCGGTGGACTTCCATCCCCTGGCGGCCCTTGCCGTCGCCTCGGTCTACGGCGTCGTCTACTACTACTTCGACCTCTACGCCCGCGAGCACCACAGCCGGCCGTCGGTCCTCTTCCGCAGGCTTGCGGCGGCGACCCTCACGGCCGCGGCGGGCGAGGCGCTCTTGCGCCTTGCCGCGGGGTACCAGATATACACGGTGCCGCTCGACGCGGTGCTCATAGCGACGGCGGTGTGCCTGTGGAGGGCCTTTCTCGCCAGGCACCTGGAGTTCGACGTCGGCAAGGGCAGGGTCATGATAATCGGCACCGGCGACCTGGCAAGGAAGATAGGCTCCGAGATCTACGGCGACAAGGACCACGACCTCGAGCTCGTCGGCTTCATAGACGACGACCCGGAGAAGATAGGACACTCCATAGTGAACCCCGGTGTCATCGGCGGTTACGGCGATATTGCGAGGCTTGCCGAGACCGAAGGGGTGGACAGGATAATCGTGGCGCTCGCCGACAGGCGCTCGAAGCTTCCCATGTCGGCGCTGCTGGACTGCAAGCTCAAGGGGGTGAGCATCGAGGAGGGCGAGACCTTTCAGGAGAGGATGATGGGCAAGATACCGCTTGACCAGCTCAAGCCGAGCTGGCTCGTCTTCTCCGACGGCTTCAAGTCCCTGAGGTCGAGAAAGATCATAAAGCGCGTGCTCGACATGGTCTTCTCCTTCGTGCTGCTCGTGGCGGCCCTGCCGGTCATGGCGCTTACGGCCGTGGCCATAAAGCTCGAGTCCCGGGGGCCCGTCATCTTCCGTCAGACCCGTGTGGGCGAGAACGGCAGGCACTTCGAGATATACAAGTTCCGCTCCATGCGCCAGGACGCCGAGTCCAAGACCGGCCCGGTCTGGGCCAGGGAGAAGGACGACAGGGTGACCAGGGTGGGCGCCTTCATCAGGAAGACCCGCATCGACGAGCTCCCCCAGCTCATAAACGTGCTGCGCGGCGACATGAGCTTTGTCGGCCCCAGGCCCGAGCGCCCCTATTTCGTCGACCAGCTCAAGGAGGTCATACCCTACTACGAGATAAGGACGGCCGTAAAGCCCGGCGTCACGGGCTGGGCCCAGATCAAGTACCCCTACGGCGCCACCTTCAAGGACGCCCTCGAAAAGCTCCAGTACGACCTCTACTACATCAAGAACATGTCGCCGCTCTTCGACGTCATAATCTTCTTCAGGACCATAAAGGTCGTACTCTCAAGGAAGGGGGCCAGGTAG
- a CDS encoding DUF2029 domain-containing protein, which translates to MSTSSTGSFTAALLACGAAVLLLCAAPLFIADGDASVAGVLPYALAFAPYLHLLSRLARPGGAAGRGEEKALHLRLIVLFALLMTAVSVLAPAVLEDDMYRYVWDGRVLASGVNPYAHAPDSFALRALRDEAVYPNINYPYVPTIYPPAAQLVFAAVYKAAGSGLTAFKAVFAAFHLATVPVVVRLLDRLAMDRRLVVAYAWNPLVLKEAAGSGHVDTLAVFLLTASLLLLIEGRALRAAVLYGLAVGAKLFALALLPLYVKRTGLRGTAAAGATLALLYLPFTATAPAVLSPFEGLITYFEHWLFNPGPFDAVRLALTPFAADPYVAARLVCAASVLALSLYAAVRDDGRKATLVRGFFHVVAALVLLSPVVAPWYMLWFAPLLSLRPSRAWTALTALALLSYVFTARGADLPALRLLEFGIFAALLAGEGGFRRKGGLREGTG; encoded by the coding sequence TTGAGTACATCATCTACCGGTAGCTTCACGGCGGCGCTGCTGGCGTGCGGCGCGGCGGTCCTCCTCCTGTGCGCGGCGCCGCTCTTCATCGCCGACGGGGACGCCTCCGTGGCCGGCGTGCTCCCCTACGCCCTCGCCTTCGCGCCCTATCTCCATCTTCTCTCGCGCCTGGCCCGCCCGGGCGGCGCCGCCGGCCGCGGCGAGGAGAAGGCCCTGCACCTGCGGCTCATAGTCCTCTTCGCCCTTCTCATGACGGCGGTGTCGGTCCTCGCGCCGGCGGTGCTCGAGGACGACATGTACCGCTACGTCTGGGACGGGCGCGTGCTCGCAAGCGGCGTCAACCCCTATGCCCACGCCCCCGACTCCTTCGCCCTGCGCGCCCTGCGCGACGAGGCCGTATACCCCAACATAAACTACCCCTACGTGCCGACCATCTATCCCCCGGCGGCCCAGCTCGTCTTCGCCGCCGTATACAAGGCCGCAGGCAGCGGCCTCACCGCCTTCAAGGCCGTCTTCGCGGCCTTTCACCTTGCCACCGTGCCGGTCGTGGTGAGGCTTCTCGACCGCCTCGCCATGGACCGCCGTCTCGTCGTCGCATACGCATGGAACCCCCTGGTGCTCAAGGAGGCGGCTGGCTCGGGCCACGTGGACACGCTGGCCGTCTTTCTTCTCACGGCCTCGCTCCTCCTTCTCATCGAGGGACGGGCGCTGCGGGCCGCCGTCCTCTACGGCCTCGCCGTCGGGGCCAAGCTCTTTGCGCTGGCGCTGCTGCCCCTCTATGTGAAGAGGACGGGGCTTCGGGGGACGGCCGCCGCCGGGGCCACGCTCGCGCTCCTTTATCTCCCCTTCACGGCCACGGCGCCGGCCGTCCTCTCTCCCTTCGAGGGGCTCATCACCTACTTCGAGCACTGGCTCTTCAACCCCGGCCCCTTCGACGCCGTGAGGCTCGCGCTCACACCCTTTGCGGCCGACCCCTACGTCGCCGCGCGGCTCGTCTGCGCGGCCTCGGTGCTCGCCCTCTCGCTGTACGCCGCCGTCCGCGACGACGGCCGGAAGGCGACCCTTGTGAGGGGTTTCTTCCATGTCGTCGCCGCCCTCGTCCTCCTCTCCCCCGTCGTTGCGCCCTGGTACATGCTCTGGTTCGCGCCGCTTCTGAGCCTGCGCCCATCGAGGGCATGGACGGCCCTGACGGCCCTGGCGCTCCTCTCCTACGTCTTCACGGCCAGGGGCGCGGACCTGCCGGCCCTGCGGCTCCTCGAATTCGGCATCTTCGCGGCGCTGCTTGCGGGAGAGGGGGGCTTTAGGCGGAAAGGAGGGCTGAGGGAGGGAACAGGATAG